The Mesorhizobium sp. M3A.F.Ca.ET.080.04.2.1 genome contains the following window.
CCTGCGGCAAGGCGCTGGGCGCATCCGGCGCGCTGGTCACGGCGCCGGCTGCGCTTTGCGACTTTCTCGTCAACCGCTGCCGGCCGTTCATCTATGCCACCGCGCCCTCGCCGCTGATGGCGGTGGCGGCGGCAACGGCCCTCGACATCGTCGCTGACGAACCGGCGCGCCGCGAGCGGCTGGCGAAGCTGGTTGCGCTCGCCGGCAAGAGGGCCGAACACCTTGGCCTGCCCGCGAGCGGTTCGCAGATCCTGCCGGTCGTCGTCGGCGAGAATAGCCGCGCCATGGCGCTGGCCGAAGCGCTGCAATTGCGTGGTTTCGACGTGCGCGGCATCCGCCCGCCAACCGTGCCCGAGGGCACCGCAAGGCTCAGGATCTCGCTGACGCTGAATGTCGCCGAGGCCGATGTTTCGGCAGTGTTCGATGCGCTTGGCGAGGAATGGGAGCGCGCGCGATGACGGTGCAGATTGTCGTGACCGGCACCGACACCGGCATCGGCAAGACGGTGTTCGCGGCGGGCCTGGCCGGTCTGCTCGACGGCGTCTACTGGAAGCCGGTGCAGGCGGGCATCGATGAAGGGACCGACAGCGAGACGGTTTCCCGGCTCGCAGGGTTGTCCGCGGAGCGGGTGCTGCCGGAAGCCTGGCGCCTCACCGAACCGCTGTCGCCGCACCGCGCCGCAGAACTGGACGGCGTGGAGATCGATACGCGGGCCCTGGTGCTGCCCGCGACCGACCGGCCGCTGGTCGTCGAAGGCGCTGGCGGGCTGATGGTGCCGGTGAACCGGCGTGCGCTCTATATCGACGTCTTCGCGCGCTGGCGCGCGCCAGTCGTGCTCTGCGCCCGAACCGGGCTCGGCACCATCAACCACACGCTGCTCTCGATCGAGGCTCTGCGCGCGCGGTCGATACCGCTGCTCGGCATCGCCTTCATCGGCGACGAGATGACGGATACGCAAAGGACGATCGCCGAGATGGTCAAGGTGCGGGTGCTCGGCCGCCTGCCTCGGCTCGATCCGCTCACGTCCGAAGCGCTTGCCGTGGCCATGCGATCCTCGTTCCATGTGTCCGACTTTACGGAGGTCCGACCATGAGCTCCGCCGTCTGGCATCCGTTCACCCAGCATGCCACCGAGCTGGTGCCGCCGACCATCGCGCGCACCGAGGGCGCCTATGTCGAGACGCGCGACGGCAAGTGCATCCTCGATGCGATCTCCTCCTGGTGGGTCATCACCCACGGCCACCGCCGCCCGAAGATCATGGAGGCGATCCGCAATGCGACCGAGACGCTCGACCAGGTGATCTTCGCCGGGCTCAGCCATGAGCCGGCCGAGCGATTGGCCTCCGCGCTGGTCGACATGACGCCGCCGGGCCTCGACTGGGTTTTCTATTCGGACAGCGGCTCGACCAGCGTCGAGGTGGCGCTGAAGATGGCGCTCGGCTTTCACCGCAACGCCGGCGCGCCGCGTTCGCGCATCGTCGTGATGGAACACAGCTATCACGGCGACACCATCGGCACGATGAGCGTCGGCGCGCGCGGCGTCTTCAACGCCGCCTACGAGCCGCTGCTGTTCGAGGTCGATACCATCCCCTTCCCCGCCGCCGGCCAGGAGCAGCAAACGCTCGACGCCTTCGAACGGCTGGCGCGCGACTGCAATGTTGCCGCGCTGATCGTCGAGCCGCTGGTGCTCGGCGCCGGCGGCATGCTGATGTATCCGGCCTCGGTGCTGGCCGAACTCAAGCGCATTGCCGAGCGCAGCGGGACACTGTTCATCGCCGATGAAGTGATGACCGGCTGGGGCCGCACCGGCACCATGTTCGCCTGCGAGCAGGCAGGGATTTCGCCCGACATATTGTGCACCTCCAAGGGCCTGACCGCCGGCTCGCTACCGCTCGCGGTAACGCTTGCCACCGATGCGATCTTCCGCGCGCATTACTCCGGCGACCGTGCCAAGACCTTCTTCCATTCGAGCTCCTATACGGCCAACCCGATCGCCTGCGCGGCAGCGCTCGCCAATGTCGGCATCTGGAAGGACGAGCCTGTGGCGGAGCGCGTGGGCGCACTCTCACGGATGCAAGCGGAGAAGGTCGCGCGGTTCAGCCAGGATTCGCGTTTCGAGAATGTACGCACCAGCGGCACCATCGCTGCCCTTGATCTCCGTGTCGGCAAGACAGGCTATCTGGCCGAGGTGGGACCAAAACTGCGCGCCTTCTTCCTGGAGCGCGGCTTGCTGGTGCGGCCGCTCGGCAACGTCATCTACGTGCTGCCGCCCTATTGCGTGACGTCGGACGAACTCGACCGGCTTTACGCGGCAATAGACGAGGCCGCCGGGCTTGCGGGCGACCAGCGATGAATCGCACGGCGCGCATCATCGGGTTTGGCCATCACGTGCCGGCTCGAAAAGTCGGCAATGCCGAGATCGAGGCAAGCCTCGGGCTGGAGGCAGGCTGGATCGAGGGGCGCACCGGCATCCGCACGCGTTTCTGGGCGGAGCCCGGCGACACGTTGTCCGGGCTTGCAGCCAAGGCTGGCGACATGGCGCTTGAGGTGGCCGGCATCGAGCGCAAGGAGATGGGCCTGCTGCTGCTGGCGACTTCGACACCGGATCATCTCTTACCGCCCAGCGCGCCACTGGTGGCGCACAGGCTCGGCCTTGAAAGGGCCGGCGGGGGCGACCTCGCCGGCGCCTGCGCGGGGTTCATCTACGCCATGACCTTCGCCGACGGCTTCGTGCGCCTGCACAACAAGCCGGCCATCGTGATCGCCGCCAACATCTTGAGCCGTCGGATCAATCCGGACGAGCGCGCCAGCGCCGTGCTGTTCGCCGACGCCGCCGGTGCGGTGGTGCTCGCCCCGTCAGGCGATCCCAGCCACGGCATACTCGGTTCTTCCTTTGCCTCGGATGGGTCCGCTTACGGCCTGATCCACATCCCGGCCGGCGGCAGCAACAGGCCGTTCGCCGACGAGATCGGCGTCGTCGAAACCCGCATGACCATCGCCAACGGCCGCGACGTCTTCGCCAAGGCGGTGGAGATGATGAGAACTTGCTCGCTCGAGGCGCTGGCGGCGGCGGGTGTCTCGGTGCCGGACGTCGCCCGCTTCGTGCCGCACCAGGCGAATGCCCGCATCTTCAACGCCGTCGGCAAGTCGCTCGGTATCGCGGACGAGCGCATGGTCAAGACCATCGCCGACTATGGCAACTCGTCGGCCGCAACGATCCCCCTGTCGCTGTCGGTCGCCCACAGCGCCAACCCTCTTCGGCCGGGCGAGAAGCTGCTGCTGACGGCGGCCGGCGCGGGGCTTATCGGCGGGGCACTGGTGGTTGGCGCTTAGCTTTGGACTGGAGCTAGAGTCCACCCATACAGAGATACTTCATCTCGAGGTACTCCTCCAAGCCGTGTCGCGAGCCTTCGCGACCGATCCCCGATTGCTTCATGCCGCCAAAGGGAGCGGCTTCCGATGACATCCGGCCGGTGTTGATGCCGATCATGCCGTATTCGAGCGCCTCGGCCACATGCCAGACGCGTTTGAGATTGGAGGCATAGAAATAGGCGGCGAGGCCGTATATCGTATCATTGGCCTCGCGCACCACCTGATCGGGGTCCTCGAAACGGATGATCGGCGCGAGCGGCCCGAAGGTCTCTTCCTGGGCGAGCAGCATTTCACTGGTGATGCCCGTCAGAACCGTCGGCTCGAAAAAAGTGCCGCCGTGACCCGCCCGGCTTCCGCCGCAGCAGATCGCTCCGCCCTTCCCGATCGCGTCGGCAATATGAGCCTCGATCTTGAGGAGCGCATGGGTGTCGATCAACGGTCCGATGGCGACACCCGGTCTGAAGCCGTCGCCAACCGAGAGCGAGCGAACCCGTGCGGCAAATTTCTCGGCGAATTCGTCGTGCACGCCCGATTGCACATAGAGCCGATTGGCGGAAACGCAGGTCTGCCCGGCATTGCGAAACTTTGCCTGGATCGCGCCATCGACGGCAGCATCGACATCGGCATCATCAAAGACGATGAACGGCGCGTTCCCGCCCAGTTCGAGGCTGACTTTCTTAACCTGATCCGAGCACTGGCGCATCAGCAGCCGCCCGACTTCAGTCGAGCCCGTGAAGCTGATCTTGCGCACTTTTGGATTGGTGCAGAGTTCGCGCCCGACCGCTGCACCTTCCGAGGCATAGATCAAATTCACGACGCCGTCGGGGAAACCCGCCTCCGCCGCCAGCGCGAACATCGCGCCGGCGACGAGCGGGGTCTGCTCAGCCGGTTTCAGCACGATCGCGCAACCGGCTGCCAGCGCCGGTGAAATCTTGCGGGCCACCATCGAAGCAGGAAAATTCCAGGGCGTAATGGTGCCGACGACGCCGATCGGCTGCTTGATCACCAGCATGCGCCGATCCGTCGAAGGAGCAGAAATCGTCTCGCCGTAGATGCGATTGGCTTCTTCCGCATACCACTGCAAGTAGGCGGCGGCGTGCGAGACTTCCGATACTGCCTCGGGCAGCGGCTTACCCATCTCGGCGGTCAGGATCGCAGCGAGATCATCGGTGTGATCAAGAATCAGTTGGTGCCAGCGCCACAATGTGTCGCTGCGGTCCCGGGCGGTGAGAGCTGCCCATCTGGCTTGCGCGACATAGGCCCTGTCGATCGCGGCCTTCGTTTGCTCGACGCCCATATCGGGAAGCTCGGCAAGCAATTCGCCGGTCGAGGGGTTGAAGACCTTGAACGCGCTCCGATCCCCCTGCTCTCCCCCGGATGCCATGCGATCCAGTGTCGCGAACAGGCCCGGTTGTTTGAGATGGCGAAGCAGCGAACTCTTTATGCCCGACACGGAAAAGCTCCTTAGGATATCGCTGGACGCAACATAGCCGCAGCGCGACACCCGGCATTTATCCCAGCGTCACCATTTTTGTCGAACCTGGCCGGCAGCCGATTGTCGAAACAGGACGCACTTGAGTTGACAGGGCAGCGTCGCATCGTCCAACCTGCGCACCTCACCAGGGGAGTCCCGGCAAGGGGCTGAGATACTGCTATCGCGCGCAGTGACCCGTTGAACCTGATCCAGTTCATACTGGCGTAGGGACGGTGCGAGGCTTCGCGGGTCGGCAATCCGGCTTCGGCATTCGGGCAATGCCCGCATCCTAAGCGAAGCGTCACTTCCTCCTCATCGCGTGAACTGGGTCTCCGTTGCACTCGAGCAAGGAGGCTCACTCATGAATGCCCACACTCCGACCGTCACCGTCGGCGAACTGCCCGCTTCCAAGAAGGTCCACAAACCGGGCCAGCTTCATCCGGAACTGCGGGTGCCGATGCGCGAAATCTCGGTCCACCCAAGCGCCGGCGAGCCGCCGGTCACGGTCTACGACTCGTCCGGTGCCTATACCGATGCCTCGGTGAAAACCGATATCGAGCGCGGCTTGCCGCGGTTGCGCGAGACATGGGTCGAGGCACGCGGCGACGTCGAGCGCTACGAGGGCCGCACGATCAAGCCCGAGGACAACGGCTTCGTCTCGGCCGATCGGCTGACGCCGGAGTTCCCGGTGCACAACAGGCCGTTGCGCGCGGCCGGCGGCCGCGCCGTCACCCAGCTCGCCTATGCGCGCGCCGGCATGATTACGCCTGAGATGGAGTTCGTCGCCATCCGCGAGAACCTCGGCCGGGAGCAGTTGCGTTCGAAACTTCGCCGCGACGGCGAGAGCTTCGGCGCCGCGATCCCGGATTTCGTCACGCCGGAATTCGTGCGCGACGAGGTGGCGCGCGGACGCGCCATCATCCCGTCCAACATCAACCATCCCGAAAGCGAGCCGATGATCATCGGCCGCAATTTCCTGGTCAAGATCAACGCCAATATCGGCAACTCCGCCGTCACCTCGTCGATGGCCGAGGAGGTCGAGAAGATGGTGTGGGCGATCCGCTGGGGCGCCGACACGGTGATGGACCTCTCGACCGGGCGCAACATCCACAACATCCGCGACTGGATCGTGCGCAACTCGCCGGTGCCGATCGGCACGGTGCCGATCTATCAGGCGCTGGAGAAAGTCGGCGGGGTCGCCGAGGAACTGACCTGGGAGGTGTTCCGCGACACCCTCATCGAGCAGGCCGAGCAGGGCGTGGACTATTTCACGATCCATGCCGGCGTGCGCCTGCCCTATATCCCGCTGACCGTCGACCGCGTCACCGGCATCGTATCGCGCGGCGGCTCGATCATGGCCAAGTGGTGCCTGCATCACCACCAGGAGAGTTTTCTCTACGAGCATTTCGAGGAGATCTGCGACATCGCCAGGGCCTATGACGTGGCGTTCTCGCTCGGCGACGGTCTTCGCCCCGGCTCGATCGCCGACGCCAACGACGCGGCCCAATTCGCCGAACTGGAAACGCTGGGAGAACTCACCAAGATCGCCTGGGCCAAGGACTGCCAAGTGATGATCGAGGGCCCCGGCCACGTGCCCATGCACAAGATCAAGGAGAACATGGACAAGCAGCTCGCGGTCTGCGGCGAGGCGCCGTTCTACACGCTTGGACCGCTCACCACCGACATCGCGCCCGGCTATGATCACATCACATCGGGCATCGGCGCTGCGATGATCGGCTGGTTCGGAACGGCGATGCTCTGCTACGTCACGCCGAAGGAGCATCTCGGCCTGCCGGACCGCGACGACGTCAAGACAGGCGTCATCACCTACAAGATCGCCGCCCATGCCGCGGATCTGGCCAAGGGCCATCCGGCCGCCAAGATCAGGGACGACGCGCTGTCGCGGGCGCGTTTCGAGTTCCGGTGGGAGGACCAGTTCAACCTGTCGCTCGATCCCGAGACGGCGCGCGCCTTCCATGACGAAACCCTGCCCAAGGAGGCGCACAAGGTGGCGCATTTCTGCTCGATGTGCGGCCCCAAATTCTGCTCGATGCGGATTTCGCACGACATCCGCGCGGAAGCGCAGAAGGAAGGGCTTGCGGCCATGGCGGCGAAGTACCGGGACGGCGGCGATCTCTACATACCGCTCGACAACGCATCGGAGAGCACCGGCCGGCCATGAAGGTGCTCATTCGCGGCGCAGGCGTTGCCGGGTTGACGCTCGCGCACGAGCTGGCAACGCGCGGCGCCGAGGTGACCGTCACCGAGAAGCGCATGGAGATCGCCGGCAACGCCTCCTGGCAGGCAGGCGGCATGCTCGCGCCTTGGTGCGAGCGCGAGAGCGCCGAAGAGGCGGTGCTGACGCTCGGGCGCCGCGCCGCCGACTGGTGGAACGCGGCCTTGCCCGGCCATGTCTCGCGCCGCGGCACGCTGGTGCTGGCTCCTGCCCGCGACGCTCGTGAGTTGGACCGGTTCGGGCGCCGCACGTCCGGTTTCAGGCAGCTCGGCGCCGGTGAGATCGCGGCTCTCGAACCGGCCCTCCAAGGCCGGTTCGGACGTGGGTTGTACTTCGCTCAGGAAGCGCATCTCGACCCGCGCAAGGCGATGCTTTCCCTCAGCGACAAGCTGCGCGGGATGGGCGTGCGCCTGGAGTTCGGCCGCGGCCTGGCGCCTGCATCTTCGGAAATCGAGGTAGACTGCGCCGGCATCGCCGACAGGCGACCGGAGCTGCGTGGCGTGCGCGGCGAGATGCTGATGCTGCGAACGGACGAGGTCTCGCTGGCC
Protein-coding sequences here:
- a CDS encoding adenosylmethionine--8-amino-7-oxononanoate transaminase gives rise to the protein MSSAVWHPFTQHATELVPPTIARTEGAYVETRDGKCILDAISSWWVITHGHRRPKIMEAIRNATETLDQVIFAGLSHEPAERLASALVDMTPPGLDWVFYSDSGSTSVEVALKMALGFHRNAGAPRSRIVVMEHSYHGDTIGTMSVGARGVFNAAYEPLLFEVDTIPFPAAGQEQQTLDAFERLARDCNVAALIVEPLVLGAGGMLMYPASVLAELKRIAERSGTLFIADEVMTGWGRTGTMFACEQAGISPDILCTSKGLTAGSLPLAVTLATDAIFRAHYSGDRAKTFFHSSSYTANPIACAAALANVGIWKDEPVAERVGALSRMQAEKVARFSQDSRFENVRTSGTIAALDLRVGKTGYLAEVGPKLRAFFLERGLLVRPLGNVIYVLPPYCVTSDELDRLYAAIDEAAGLAGDQR
- a CDS encoding NAD-dependent succinate-semialdehyde dehydrogenase produces the protein MASGGEQGDRSAFKVFNPSTGELLAELPDMGVEQTKAAIDRAYVAQARWAALTARDRSDTLWRWHQLILDHTDDLAAILTAEMGKPLPEAVSEVSHAAAYLQWYAEEANRIYGETISAPSTDRRMLVIKQPIGVVGTITPWNFPASMVARKISPALAAGCAIVLKPAEQTPLVAGAMFALAAEAGFPDGVVNLIYASEGAAVGRELCTNPKVRKISFTGSTEVGRLLMRQCSDQVKKVSLELGGNAPFIVFDDADVDAAVDGAIQAKFRNAGQTCVSANRLYVQSGVHDEFAEKFAARVRSLSVGDGFRPGVAIGPLIDTHALLKIEAHIADAIGKGGAICCGGSRAGHGGTFFEPTVLTGITSEMLLAQEETFGPLAPIIRFEDPDQVVREANDTIYGLAAYFYASNLKRVWHVAEALEYGMIGINTGRMSSEAAPFGGMKQSGIGREGSRHGLEEYLEMKYLCMGGL
- the thiC gene encoding phosphomethylpyrimidine synthase ThiC, which encodes MNAHTPTVTVGELPASKKVHKPGQLHPELRVPMREISVHPSAGEPPVTVYDSSGAYTDASVKTDIERGLPRLRETWVEARGDVERYEGRTIKPEDNGFVSADRLTPEFPVHNRPLRAAGGRAVTQLAYARAGMITPEMEFVAIRENLGREQLRSKLRRDGESFGAAIPDFVTPEFVRDEVARGRAIIPSNINHPESEPMIIGRNFLVKINANIGNSAVTSSMAEEVEKMVWAIRWGADTVMDLSTGRNIHNIRDWIVRNSPVPIGTVPIYQALEKVGGVAEELTWEVFRDTLIEQAEQGVDYFTIHAGVRLPYIPLTVDRVTGIVSRGGSIMAKWCLHHHQESFLYEHFEEICDIARAYDVAFSLGDGLRPGSIADANDAAQFAELETLGELTKIAWAKDCQVMIEGPGHVPMHKIKENMDKQLAVCGEAPFYTLGPLTTDIAPGYDHITSGIGAAMIGWFGTAMLCYVTPKEHLGLPDRDDVKTGVITYKIAAHAADLAKGHPAAKIRDDALSRARFEFRWEDQFNLSLDPETARAFHDETLPKEAHKVAHFCSMCGPKFCSMRISHDIRAEAQKEGLAAMAAKYRDGGDLYIPLDNASESTGRP
- the thiO gene encoding glycine oxidase ThiO; the protein is MKVLIRGAGVAGLTLAHELATRGAEVTVTEKRMEIAGNASWQAGGMLAPWCERESAEEAVLTLGRRAADWWNAALPGHVSRRGTLVLAPARDARELDRFGRRTSGFRQLGAGEIAALEPALQGRFGRGLYFAQEAHLDPRKAMLSLSDKLRGMGVRLEFGRGLAPASSEIEVDCAGIADRRPELRGVRGEMLMLRTDEVSLARPVRLLHPRIPVYVVPREQNLFMVGATMIECDADGPITVRSSMELLSAAYTLHPAFGEAELVETGVGVRPAFADNLPRVERDGGHIRINGLYRHGFLLAPAMARQAADLILGNPAAKEFALEAHR
- the bioD gene encoding dethiobiotin synthase, which encodes MTVQIVVTGTDTGIGKTVFAAGLAGLLDGVYWKPVQAGIDEGTDSETVSRLAGLSAERVLPEAWRLTEPLSPHRAAELDGVEIDTRALVLPATDRPLVVEGAGGLMVPVNRRALYIDVFARWRAPVVLCARTGLGTINHTLLSIEALRARSIPLLGIAFIGDEMTDTQRTIAEMVKVRVLGRLPRLDPLTSEALAVAMRSSFHVSDFTEVRP
- a CDS encoding beta-ketoacyl-ACP synthase III — its product is MNRTARIIGFGHHVPARKVGNAEIEASLGLEAGWIEGRTGIRTRFWAEPGDTLSGLAAKAGDMALEVAGIERKEMGLLLLATSTPDHLLPPSAPLVAHRLGLERAGGGDLAGACAGFIYAMTFADGFVRLHNKPAIVIAANILSRRINPDERASAVLFADAAGAVVLAPSGDPSHGILGSSFASDGSAYGLIHIPAGGSNRPFADEIGVVETRMTIANGRDVFAKAVEMMRTCSLEALAAAGVSVPDVARFVPHQANARIFNAVGKSLGIADERMVKTIADYGNSSAATIPLSLSVAHSANPLRPGEKLLLTAAGAGLIGGALVVGA